One region of Pongo pygmaeus isolate AG05252 chromosome 21, NHGRI_mPonPyg2-v2.0_pri, whole genome shotgun sequence genomic DNA includes:
- the DNMT3B gene encoding DNA (cytosine-5)-methyltransferase 3B isoform X3: MKGDTRHLNGEEDAGGREDSIFVNGACSDQSSDSPPILEAIRTPEIRGRRSSSRLSKREVSSLLSYTQDLTGDGDGEDGDGSDTPVMPKLFRETRTRSESPAVRTRNNNSVSSRERHRPSPRSTRGRQGRNHVDESPVEFPATRSLRRRATASAGAPWPSPPSSYLTIDLTDDTEDTHGTPQSSSTPYARLAQDSQQGGMESPQVEADSGDGDSSEYQDGKEFGIGDLVWGKIKGFSWWPAMVVSWKATSKRQAMSGMRWVQWFGDGKFSEVSADKLVALGLFSQHFNLATFNKLVSYRKAMYHALEKARVRAGKTFPSSPGDSLEDQLKPMLEWAHGGFKPTGIEGLKPNNTQPVVNKSKVRRAGSRKLESRKYENKTRRRTADDSATSDYCPAPKRLKTNCYNNGKDRGDEDQSREQMASDVANNKSSLEDGCLSCGRKNPVSFHPLFEGGLCQTCRDRFLELFYMYDDDGYQSYCTVCCEGRELLLCSNTSCCRCFCVECLEVLVGTGTAAEAKLQEPWSCYMCLPQRCHGVLRRRKDWNVRLQAFFTSDTGLEYEAPKLYPAIPAARRRPIRVLSLFDGIATGYLVLKELGIKVGKYVASEVCEESIAVGTVKHEGNIKYVNDVRNITKKNIEEWGPFDLVIGGSPCNDLSNVNPARKGLYEGTGRLFFEFYHLLNYSRPKEGDDRPFFWMFENVVAMKVGDKRDISRFLECNPVMIDAIKVSAAHRARYFWGNLPGMNRPVIASKNDKLELQDCLEYNRIAKDLWLSCALHRRVQHGPRCPPEAAGKVLERACHPTPLRPSEGLLCM; this comes from the exons ATGAAGGGAGACACCAGGCATCTCAATGGAGAGGAGGACGCCGGCGGGAGGGAAGACTCGATCTTCGTCAACGGGGCCTGCAGCGACCAGTCCTCTGACTCACCCCCGATCCTGGAGGCTATCCGCACCCCGGAGATCAGAG GCCGAAGATCAAGCTCGCGACTCTCCAAGAGGGAGGTGTCCAGTCTGCTAAGCTACACGCAG GACTTGACAGGCGATGGCGACGGGGAAGATGGGGATGGCTCTGACACCCCAGTGATGCCAAAGCTCTTCCGGGAAACCAGGACTCGGTCAGAAAGCCCAGCT GTCCGAACTCGAAATAACAACAGTGTCTCCAGCCGGGAGAGGCACAGGCCTTCCCCACGTTCCACCCGAGGCCGGCAGGGCCGCAACCATGTGGACGAGTCCCCCGTGGAGTTCCCGGCTACCAGG TCCCTGAGACGGCGGGCAACAGCATCGGCAGGAGCGCCATGGCCGTCCCCTCCCAGCTCTTACCTTACCATCGACCTCACAGACGACACAGAGGACACACATGGGACGCCCCAGAGCAGCAGTACCCCCTACGCCCGCCTAGCCCAGGACAGCCAGCAGGGGGGCATGGAGTCCCCGCAGGTGGAGGCAGACAGTGGAGATGGAGACAGTTCAGAGTATCAG GATGGGAAGGAGTTTGGAATAGGGGACCTCGTGTGGGGAAAGATCAAGGGCTTCTCCTGGTGGCCCGCCATGGTGGTGTCTTGGAAGGCCACCTCCAAGCGACAGGCTATGTCTGGCATGCGGTGGGTCCAGTGGTTTGGCGATGGCAAGTTCTCCGAG GTCTCTGCAGACAAACTGGTGGCACTGGGGCTGTTCAGCCAGCACTTTAATTTGGCCACCTTCAATAAGCTCGTCTCCTATCGAAAAGCCATGTACCATGCTCTGGAG AAAGCTAGGGTGCGAGCTGGCAAGACCTTCCCCAGCAGCCCTGGAGACTCATTGGAGGACCAGCTGAAGCCCATGTTGGAGTGGGCCCACGGGGGCTTCAAGCCCACTGGGATCGAGGGCCTCAAACCCAACAACACGCAACCAG TGGTTAATAAGTCGAAGGTGCGTCGTGCAGGCAGTAGGAAATTAGAATCAAGGAAATACG AGAACAAGACTCGAAGACGCACAGCTGACGACTCAGCCACCTCTGACTACTGCCCCGCACCCAAGCGCCTCAAGACAAATTGCTATAACAACGGCAAAGACCGAGGGGATGAAGATCAGAGCCGAG AACAAATGGCTTCAGATGTTGCCAACAACAAGAGCAGCCTGGAAG ATGGCTGTTTGTCTTGTGGCAGGAAAAACCCCGTGTCCTTCCACCCTCTCTTTGAGGGGGGGCTCTGTCAGACATGCCGG gATCGCTTCCTTGAGCTGTTTTACATGTATGACGACGATGGCTATCAGTCTTACTGCACCGTGTGCTGCGAGGGCCGAGAGCTGCTGCTTTGCAGCAACACGAGCTGCTGCCG GTGCTTCTGTGTGGAGTGCCTGGAGGTGCTGGTGGGCACAGGCACAGCGGCCGAGGCCAAGCTTCAGGAGCCCTGGAGCTGCTACATGTGTCTCCCGCAGCGCTGTCATGGTGTCCTGCGGCGCCGGAAGGACTGGAACGTGCGCCTGCAGGCCTTCTTCACCAGTGACACAGGGCTTGAATAC GAGGCCCCCAAGCTGTACCCTGCCATTCCCGCAGCCCGAAGGCGGCCCATTCGAGTCCTGTCATTGTTTGATGGCATTGCGACAG GCTACCTAGTCCTCAAAGAGTTGGGCATAAAGGTAGGAAAGTACGTCGCCTCTGAAGTGTGTGAGGAGTCCATTGCTGTTGGAACCGTGAAGCACGAGGGGAATATCAAATACGTGAATGACGTGAggaacatcacaaagaaaaat attGAAGAATGGGGCCCATTTGACTTGGTGATTGGCGGAAGCCCATGCAACGATCTCTCAAATGTGAATCCAGCCAGGAAAGGCCTGTATG AGGGTACAGGCCGGCTCTTCTTCGAATTTTACCACCTGCTGAATTACTCACGCCCCAAGGAGGGTGATGACCGGCCGTTCTTCTGGATGTTTGAGAATGTTGTAGCCATGAAGGTTGGCGACAAGAGGGACATCTCACGGTTCCTGGAG TGTAATCCAGTGATGATTGATGCCATCAAAGTTTCTGCTGCTCACAGGGCCCGATACTTTTGGGGCAACCTACCCGGGATGAACAG GCCCGTGATAGCATCAAAGAATGATAAACTCGAGCTGCAGGACTGCTTGGAATACAATAGGATAGCCAAG
- the DNMT3B gene encoding DNA (cytosine-5)-methyltransferase 3B isoform X5, with protein MKGDTRHLNGEEDAGGREDSIFVNGACSDQSSDSPPILEAIRTPEIRGRRSSSRLSKREVSSLLSYTQDLTGDGDGEDGDGSDTPVMPKLFRETRTRSESPAVRTRNNNSVSSRERHRPSPRSTRGRQGRNHVDESPVEFPATRSLRRRATASAGAPWPSPPSSYLTIDLTDDTEDTHGTPQSSSTPYARLAQDSQQGGMESPQVEADSGDGDSSEYQDGKEFGIGDLVWGKIKGFSWWPAMVVSWKATSKRQAMSGMRWVQWFGDGKFSEVSADKLVALGLFSQHFNLATFNKLVSYRKAMYHALEKARVRAGKTFPSSPGDSLEDQLKPMLEWAHGGFKPTGIEGLKPNNTQPVVNKSKVRRAGSRKLESRKYENKTRRRTADDSATSDYCPAPKRLKTNCYNNGKDRGDEDQSREQMASDVANNKSSLEDGCLSCGRKNPVSFHPLFEGGLCQTCRDRFLELFYMYDDDGYQSYCTVCCEGRELLLCSNTSCCRCFCVECLEVLVGTGTAAEAKLQEPWSCYMCLPQRCHGVLRRRKDWNVRLQAFFTSDTGLEYEAPKLYPAIPAARRRPIRVLSLFDGIATGYLVLKELGIKVGKYVASEVCEESIAVGTVKHEGNIKYVNDVRNITKKNIEEWGPFDLVIGGSPCNDLSNVNPARKGLYEGTGRLFFEFYHLLNYSRPKEGDDRPFFWMFENVVAMKVGDKRDISRFLECNPVMIDAIKVSAAHRARYFWGNLPGMNRIFGFPVHYTDVSNMGRGARQKLLGRSWSVPVIRHLFAPLKDYFACE; from the exons ATGAAGGGAGACACCAGGCATCTCAATGGAGAGGAGGACGCCGGCGGGAGGGAAGACTCGATCTTCGTCAACGGGGCCTGCAGCGACCAGTCCTCTGACTCACCCCCGATCCTGGAGGCTATCCGCACCCCGGAGATCAGAG GCCGAAGATCAAGCTCGCGACTCTCCAAGAGGGAGGTGTCCAGTCTGCTAAGCTACACGCAG GACTTGACAGGCGATGGCGACGGGGAAGATGGGGATGGCTCTGACACCCCAGTGATGCCAAAGCTCTTCCGGGAAACCAGGACTCGGTCAGAAAGCCCAGCT GTCCGAACTCGAAATAACAACAGTGTCTCCAGCCGGGAGAGGCACAGGCCTTCCCCACGTTCCACCCGAGGCCGGCAGGGCCGCAACCATGTGGACGAGTCCCCCGTGGAGTTCCCGGCTACCAGG TCCCTGAGACGGCGGGCAACAGCATCGGCAGGAGCGCCATGGCCGTCCCCTCCCAGCTCTTACCTTACCATCGACCTCACAGACGACACAGAGGACACACATGGGACGCCCCAGAGCAGCAGTACCCCCTACGCCCGCCTAGCCCAGGACAGCCAGCAGGGGGGCATGGAGTCCCCGCAGGTGGAGGCAGACAGTGGAGATGGAGACAGTTCAGAGTATCAG GATGGGAAGGAGTTTGGAATAGGGGACCTCGTGTGGGGAAAGATCAAGGGCTTCTCCTGGTGGCCCGCCATGGTGGTGTCTTGGAAGGCCACCTCCAAGCGACAGGCTATGTCTGGCATGCGGTGGGTCCAGTGGTTTGGCGATGGCAAGTTCTCCGAG GTCTCTGCAGACAAACTGGTGGCACTGGGGCTGTTCAGCCAGCACTTTAATTTGGCCACCTTCAATAAGCTCGTCTCCTATCGAAAAGCCATGTACCATGCTCTGGAG AAAGCTAGGGTGCGAGCTGGCAAGACCTTCCCCAGCAGCCCTGGAGACTCATTGGAGGACCAGCTGAAGCCCATGTTGGAGTGGGCCCACGGGGGCTTCAAGCCCACTGGGATCGAGGGCCTCAAACCCAACAACACGCAACCAG TGGTTAATAAGTCGAAGGTGCGTCGTGCAGGCAGTAGGAAATTAGAATCAAGGAAATACG AGAACAAGACTCGAAGACGCACAGCTGACGACTCAGCCACCTCTGACTACTGCCCCGCACCCAAGCGCCTCAAGACAAATTGCTATAACAACGGCAAAGACCGAGGGGATGAAGATCAGAGCCGAG AACAAATGGCTTCAGATGTTGCCAACAACAAGAGCAGCCTGGAAG ATGGCTGTTTGTCTTGTGGCAGGAAAAACCCCGTGTCCTTCCACCCTCTCTTTGAGGGGGGGCTCTGTCAGACATGCCGG gATCGCTTCCTTGAGCTGTTTTACATGTATGACGACGATGGCTATCAGTCTTACTGCACCGTGTGCTGCGAGGGCCGAGAGCTGCTGCTTTGCAGCAACACGAGCTGCTGCCG GTGCTTCTGTGTGGAGTGCCTGGAGGTGCTGGTGGGCACAGGCACAGCGGCCGAGGCCAAGCTTCAGGAGCCCTGGAGCTGCTACATGTGTCTCCCGCAGCGCTGTCATGGTGTCCTGCGGCGCCGGAAGGACTGGAACGTGCGCCTGCAGGCCTTCTTCACCAGTGACACAGGGCTTGAATAC GAGGCCCCCAAGCTGTACCCTGCCATTCCCGCAGCCCGAAGGCGGCCCATTCGAGTCCTGTCATTGTTTGATGGCATTGCGACAG GCTACCTAGTCCTCAAAGAGTTGGGCATAAAGGTAGGAAAGTACGTCGCCTCTGAAGTGTGTGAGGAGTCCATTGCTGTTGGAACCGTGAAGCACGAGGGGAATATCAAATACGTGAATGACGTGAggaacatcacaaagaaaaat attGAAGAATGGGGCCCATTTGACTTGGTGATTGGCGGAAGCCCATGCAACGATCTCTCAAATGTGAATCCAGCCAGGAAAGGCCTGTATG AGGGTACAGGCCGGCTCTTCTTCGAATTTTACCACCTGCTGAATTACTCACGCCCCAAGGAGGGTGATGACCGGCCGTTCTTCTGGATGTTTGAGAATGTTGTAGCCATGAAGGTTGGCGACAAGAGGGACATCTCACGGTTCCTGGAG TGTAATCCAGTGATGATTGATGCCATCAAAGTTTCTGCTGCTCACAGGGCCCGATACTTTTGGGGCAACCTACCCGGGATGAACAG
- the DNMT3B gene encoding DNA (cytosine-5)-methyltransferase 3B isoform X1 yields MKGDTRHLNGEEDAGGREDSIFVNGACSDQSSDSPPILEAIRTPEIRGRRSSSRLSKREVSSLLSYTQDLTGDGDGEDGDGSDTPVMPKLFRETRTRSESPAVRTRNNNSVSSRERHRPSPRSTRGRQGRNHVDESPVEFPATRSLRRRATASAGAPWPSPPSSYLTIDLTDDTEDTHGTPQSSSTPYARLAQDSQQGGMESPQVEADSGDGDSSEYQDGKEFGIGDLVWGKIKGFSWWPAMVVSWKATSKRQAMSGMRWVQWFGDGKFSEVSADKLVALGLFSQHFNLATFNKLVSYRKAMYHALEKARVRAGKTFPSSPGDSLEDQLKPMLEWAHGGFKPTGIEGLKPNNTQPVVNKSKVRRAGSRKLESRKYENKTRRRTADDSATSDYCPAPKRLKTNCYNNGKDRGDEDQSREQMASDVANNKSSLEDGCLSCGRKNPVSFHPLFEGGLCQTCRDRFLELFYMYDDDGYQSYCTVCCEGRELLLCSNTSCCRCFCVECLEVLVGTGTAAEAKLQEPWSCYMCLPQRCHGVLRRRKDWNVRLQAFFTSDTGLEYEAPKLYPAIPAARRRPIRVLSLFDGIATGYLVLKELGIKVGKYVASEVCEESIAVGTVKHEGNIKYVNDVRNITKKNIEEWGPFDLVIGGSPCNDLSNVNPARKGLYEGTGRLFFEFYHLLNYSRPKEGDDRPFFWMFENVVAMKVGDKRDISRFLECNPVMIDAIKVSAAHRARYFWGNLPGMNRPVIASKNDKLELQDCLEYNRIAKLKKVQTITTKSNSIKQGKNQLFPVVMNGKEDVLWCTELERIFGFPVHYTDVSNMGRGARQKLLGRSWSVPVIRHLFAPLKDYFACE; encoded by the exons ATGAAGGGAGACACCAGGCATCTCAATGGAGAGGAGGACGCCGGCGGGAGGGAAGACTCGATCTTCGTCAACGGGGCCTGCAGCGACCAGTCCTCTGACTCACCCCCGATCCTGGAGGCTATCCGCACCCCGGAGATCAGAG GCCGAAGATCAAGCTCGCGACTCTCCAAGAGGGAGGTGTCCAGTCTGCTAAGCTACACGCAG GACTTGACAGGCGATGGCGACGGGGAAGATGGGGATGGCTCTGACACCCCAGTGATGCCAAAGCTCTTCCGGGAAACCAGGACTCGGTCAGAAAGCCCAGCT GTCCGAACTCGAAATAACAACAGTGTCTCCAGCCGGGAGAGGCACAGGCCTTCCCCACGTTCCACCCGAGGCCGGCAGGGCCGCAACCATGTGGACGAGTCCCCCGTGGAGTTCCCGGCTACCAGG TCCCTGAGACGGCGGGCAACAGCATCGGCAGGAGCGCCATGGCCGTCCCCTCCCAGCTCTTACCTTACCATCGACCTCACAGACGACACAGAGGACACACATGGGACGCCCCAGAGCAGCAGTACCCCCTACGCCCGCCTAGCCCAGGACAGCCAGCAGGGGGGCATGGAGTCCCCGCAGGTGGAGGCAGACAGTGGAGATGGAGACAGTTCAGAGTATCAG GATGGGAAGGAGTTTGGAATAGGGGACCTCGTGTGGGGAAAGATCAAGGGCTTCTCCTGGTGGCCCGCCATGGTGGTGTCTTGGAAGGCCACCTCCAAGCGACAGGCTATGTCTGGCATGCGGTGGGTCCAGTGGTTTGGCGATGGCAAGTTCTCCGAG GTCTCTGCAGACAAACTGGTGGCACTGGGGCTGTTCAGCCAGCACTTTAATTTGGCCACCTTCAATAAGCTCGTCTCCTATCGAAAAGCCATGTACCATGCTCTGGAG AAAGCTAGGGTGCGAGCTGGCAAGACCTTCCCCAGCAGCCCTGGAGACTCATTGGAGGACCAGCTGAAGCCCATGTTGGAGTGGGCCCACGGGGGCTTCAAGCCCACTGGGATCGAGGGCCTCAAACCCAACAACACGCAACCAG TGGTTAATAAGTCGAAGGTGCGTCGTGCAGGCAGTAGGAAATTAGAATCAAGGAAATACG AGAACAAGACTCGAAGACGCACAGCTGACGACTCAGCCACCTCTGACTACTGCCCCGCACCCAAGCGCCTCAAGACAAATTGCTATAACAACGGCAAAGACCGAGGGGATGAAGATCAGAGCCGAG AACAAATGGCTTCAGATGTTGCCAACAACAAGAGCAGCCTGGAAG ATGGCTGTTTGTCTTGTGGCAGGAAAAACCCCGTGTCCTTCCACCCTCTCTTTGAGGGGGGGCTCTGTCAGACATGCCGG gATCGCTTCCTTGAGCTGTTTTACATGTATGACGACGATGGCTATCAGTCTTACTGCACCGTGTGCTGCGAGGGCCGAGAGCTGCTGCTTTGCAGCAACACGAGCTGCTGCCG GTGCTTCTGTGTGGAGTGCCTGGAGGTGCTGGTGGGCACAGGCACAGCGGCCGAGGCCAAGCTTCAGGAGCCCTGGAGCTGCTACATGTGTCTCCCGCAGCGCTGTCATGGTGTCCTGCGGCGCCGGAAGGACTGGAACGTGCGCCTGCAGGCCTTCTTCACCAGTGACACAGGGCTTGAATAC GAGGCCCCCAAGCTGTACCCTGCCATTCCCGCAGCCCGAAGGCGGCCCATTCGAGTCCTGTCATTGTTTGATGGCATTGCGACAG GCTACCTAGTCCTCAAAGAGTTGGGCATAAAGGTAGGAAAGTACGTCGCCTCTGAAGTGTGTGAGGAGTCCATTGCTGTTGGAACCGTGAAGCACGAGGGGAATATCAAATACGTGAATGACGTGAggaacatcacaaagaaaaat attGAAGAATGGGGCCCATTTGACTTGGTGATTGGCGGAAGCCCATGCAACGATCTCTCAAATGTGAATCCAGCCAGGAAAGGCCTGTATG AGGGTACAGGCCGGCTCTTCTTCGAATTTTACCACCTGCTGAATTACTCACGCCCCAAGGAGGGTGATGACCGGCCGTTCTTCTGGATGTTTGAGAATGTTGTAGCCATGAAGGTTGGCGACAAGAGGGACATCTCACGGTTCCTGGAG TGTAATCCAGTGATGATTGATGCCATCAAAGTTTCTGCTGCTCACAGGGCCCGATACTTTTGGGGCAACCTACCCGGGATGAACAG GCCCGTGATAGCATCAAAGAATGATAAACTCGAGCTGCAGGACTGCTTGGAATACAATAGGATAGCCAAG TTAAAGAAAGTACAGACAATAACCACCAAGTCGAACTCGATCAAACAGGGGAAAAACCAACTTTTCCCTGTTGTCATGAATGGCAAAGAAGATGTTTTGTGGTGCACTGAGCTCGAAAG
- the DNMT3B gene encoding DNA (cytosine-5)-methyltransferase 3B isoform X2 produces the protein MKGDTRHLNGEEDAGGREDSIFVNGACSDQSSDSPPILEAIRTPEIRGRRSSSRLSKREVSSLLSYTQDLTGDGDGEDGDGSDTPVMPKLFRETRTRSESPAVRTRNNNSVSSRERHRPSPRSTRGRQGRNHVDESPVEFPATRSLRRRATASAGAPWPSPPSSYLTIDLTDDTEDTHGTPQSSSTPYARLAQDSQQGGMESPQVEADSGDGDSSEYQDGKEFGIGDLVWGKIKGFSWWPAMVVSWKATSKRQAMSGMRWVQWFGDGKFSEVSADKLVALGLFSQHFNLATFNKLVSYRKAMYHALEKARVRAGKTFPSSPGDSLEDQLKPMLEWAHGGFKPTGIEGLKPNNTQPENKTRRRTADDSATSDYCPAPKRLKTNCYNNGKDRGDEDQSREQMASDVANNKSSLEDGCLSCGRKNPVSFHPLFEGGLCQTCRDRFLELFYMYDDDGYQSYCTVCCEGRELLLCSNTSCCRCFCVECLEVLVGTGTAAEAKLQEPWSCYMCLPQRCHGVLRRRKDWNVRLQAFFTSDTGLEYEAPKLYPAIPAARRRPIRVLSLFDGIATGYLVLKELGIKVGKYVASEVCEESIAVGTVKHEGNIKYVNDVRNITKKNIEEWGPFDLVIGGSPCNDLSNVNPARKGLYEGTGRLFFEFYHLLNYSRPKEGDDRPFFWMFENVVAMKVGDKRDISRFLECNPVMIDAIKVSAAHRARYFWGNLPGMNRPVIASKNDKLELQDCLEYNRIAKLKKVQTITTKSNSIKQGKNQLFPVVMNGKEDVLWCTELERIFGFPVHYTDVSNMGRGARQKLLGRSWSVPVIRHLFAPLKDYFACE, from the exons ATGAAGGGAGACACCAGGCATCTCAATGGAGAGGAGGACGCCGGCGGGAGGGAAGACTCGATCTTCGTCAACGGGGCCTGCAGCGACCAGTCCTCTGACTCACCCCCGATCCTGGAGGCTATCCGCACCCCGGAGATCAGAG GCCGAAGATCAAGCTCGCGACTCTCCAAGAGGGAGGTGTCCAGTCTGCTAAGCTACACGCAG GACTTGACAGGCGATGGCGACGGGGAAGATGGGGATGGCTCTGACACCCCAGTGATGCCAAAGCTCTTCCGGGAAACCAGGACTCGGTCAGAAAGCCCAGCT GTCCGAACTCGAAATAACAACAGTGTCTCCAGCCGGGAGAGGCACAGGCCTTCCCCACGTTCCACCCGAGGCCGGCAGGGCCGCAACCATGTGGACGAGTCCCCCGTGGAGTTCCCGGCTACCAGG TCCCTGAGACGGCGGGCAACAGCATCGGCAGGAGCGCCATGGCCGTCCCCTCCCAGCTCTTACCTTACCATCGACCTCACAGACGACACAGAGGACACACATGGGACGCCCCAGAGCAGCAGTACCCCCTACGCCCGCCTAGCCCAGGACAGCCAGCAGGGGGGCATGGAGTCCCCGCAGGTGGAGGCAGACAGTGGAGATGGAGACAGTTCAGAGTATCAG GATGGGAAGGAGTTTGGAATAGGGGACCTCGTGTGGGGAAAGATCAAGGGCTTCTCCTGGTGGCCCGCCATGGTGGTGTCTTGGAAGGCCACCTCCAAGCGACAGGCTATGTCTGGCATGCGGTGGGTCCAGTGGTTTGGCGATGGCAAGTTCTCCGAG GTCTCTGCAGACAAACTGGTGGCACTGGGGCTGTTCAGCCAGCACTTTAATTTGGCCACCTTCAATAAGCTCGTCTCCTATCGAAAAGCCATGTACCATGCTCTGGAG AAAGCTAGGGTGCGAGCTGGCAAGACCTTCCCCAGCAGCCCTGGAGACTCATTGGAGGACCAGCTGAAGCCCATGTTGGAGTGGGCCCACGGGGGCTTCAAGCCCACTGGGATCGAGGGCCTCAAACCCAACAACACGCAACCAG AGAACAAGACTCGAAGACGCACAGCTGACGACTCAGCCACCTCTGACTACTGCCCCGCACCCAAGCGCCTCAAGACAAATTGCTATAACAACGGCAAAGACCGAGGGGATGAAGATCAGAGCCGAG AACAAATGGCTTCAGATGTTGCCAACAACAAGAGCAGCCTGGAAG ATGGCTGTTTGTCTTGTGGCAGGAAAAACCCCGTGTCCTTCCACCCTCTCTTTGAGGGGGGGCTCTGTCAGACATGCCGG gATCGCTTCCTTGAGCTGTTTTACATGTATGACGACGATGGCTATCAGTCTTACTGCACCGTGTGCTGCGAGGGCCGAGAGCTGCTGCTTTGCAGCAACACGAGCTGCTGCCG GTGCTTCTGTGTGGAGTGCCTGGAGGTGCTGGTGGGCACAGGCACAGCGGCCGAGGCCAAGCTTCAGGAGCCCTGGAGCTGCTACATGTGTCTCCCGCAGCGCTGTCATGGTGTCCTGCGGCGCCGGAAGGACTGGAACGTGCGCCTGCAGGCCTTCTTCACCAGTGACACAGGGCTTGAATAC GAGGCCCCCAAGCTGTACCCTGCCATTCCCGCAGCCCGAAGGCGGCCCATTCGAGTCCTGTCATTGTTTGATGGCATTGCGACAG GCTACCTAGTCCTCAAAGAGTTGGGCATAAAGGTAGGAAAGTACGTCGCCTCTGAAGTGTGTGAGGAGTCCATTGCTGTTGGAACCGTGAAGCACGAGGGGAATATCAAATACGTGAATGACGTGAggaacatcacaaagaaaaat attGAAGAATGGGGCCCATTTGACTTGGTGATTGGCGGAAGCCCATGCAACGATCTCTCAAATGTGAATCCAGCCAGGAAAGGCCTGTATG AGGGTACAGGCCGGCTCTTCTTCGAATTTTACCACCTGCTGAATTACTCACGCCCCAAGGAGGGTGATGACCGGCCGTTCTTCTGGATGTTTGAGAATGTTGTAGCCATGAAGGTTGGCGACAAGAGGGACATCTCACGGTTCCTGGAG TGTAATCCAGTGATGATTGATGCCATCAAAGTTTCTGCTGCTCACAGGGCCCGATACTTTTGGGGCAACCTACCCGGGATGAACAG GCCCGTGATAGCATCAAAGAATGATAAACTCGAGCTGCAGGACTGCTTGGAATACAATAGGATAGCCAAG TTAAAGAAAGTACAGACAATAACCACCAAGTCGAACTCGATCAAACAGGGGAAAAACCAACTTTTCCCTGTTGTCATGAATGGCAAAGAAGATGTTTTGTGGTGCACTGAGCTCGAAAG